One Nocardioides oleivorans DNA segment encodes these proteins:
- a CDS encoding NAD(P)H-dependent oxidoreductase, with protein sequence MAHVLVIDAHPDAQSLTAQLAASYAAGAGDHAVTLALRDLDFDLTLRTGYRTPQHLEPDLARAQELLEWAEHVAVFTPVWWGSVPALLKGFFDRTLERGWAFRYRENGMPEGLLAGRTGRLAVTSDSPRWYLPLVGDTTVKQVRGRTMEFCGIKPTRLTRYADVRGRSEEQLAAWVREAADLGAADAARPGRPDRLAGERRELTAAGR encoded by the coding sequence ATGGCACACGTCCTCGTCATCGACGCCCACCCCGACGCCCAGTCCCTCACCGCGCAGCTGGCCGCGTCCTACGCCGCCGGCGCCGGCGACCACGCGGTCACGCTCGCGCTGCGCGACCTCGACTTCGACCTCACCCTCCGTACCGGCTACCGCACCCCGCAGCACCTCGAGCCGGACCTCGCCCGCGCCCAGGAGCTGCTCGAGTGGGCCGAGCACGTCGCGGTCTTCACCCCGGTGTGGTGGGGCTCGGTGCCGGCGCTGCTCAAGGGCTTCTTCGACCGCACGCTCGAGCGCGGCTGGGCCTTCCGCTACCGGGAGAACGGCATGCCCGAGGGGCTCCTCGCCGGGCGCACCGGCCGACTGGCCGTCACGTCGGACTCGCCCCGCTGGTACCTCCCGCTGGTCGGGGACACGACCGTGAAGCAGGTGCGCGGCCGGACCATGGAGTTCTGCGGGATCAAGCCGACGAGGCTGACCCGGTACGCCGACGTGCGCGGCCGCAGCGAGGAGCAGCTCGCCGCCTGGGTGCGCGAGGCGGCCGACCTGGGTGCGGCAGACGCCGCGCGACCGGGCCGGCCGGACCGCCTCGCGGGCGAGCGACGCGAGCTCACCGCTGCTGGTCGCTGA
- the hflX gene encoding GTPase HflX, with protein MTNAPDLPAADFTLRDALDATRAWDDDTIELDDQLLDDTASDEWGESGYDDDGDPEELTVGAQELAERHALRRVAALRTELEDITEVEYRQLRLEKVVLVGVWTDGSVTDAENSMAELALLAETAGSEVLEAVFQRRSTPDPATYIGRGKVEAIREIVQATGADTVICDGELAPSQLRNLEDKIKVKVVDRTALILDIFAQHAKSKEGQAQVELAQLQYMKQRLRGWGGNLSRQVGGRAAGGDGIGGRGPGETKIETDRRRINTKIAKLRRELKELRSTRDVKRQSRRRNHIPSVAIAGYTNAGKSSLLNRLTDAGVLVEDALFATLDPTTRRTTTADGRVYTMSDTVGFVRHLPHGLVEAFRSTLEEVADSDLLLHVVDGSHPDPEGQIAAVREVLAEIGANKVPEIIVINKADAADPLVISRLLAREPHSVVVSAKTGEGIEKALAAIESELPRPQVEFDVLLPYERGDLVNRIHQEAEIGSMEHTGDGTLVVGRANADLAGELAAYSR; from the coding sequence ATGACGAACGCACCTGACCTCCCCGCCGCCGACTTCACGCTGCGTGACGCACTCGACGCGACCCGCGCCTGGGACGACGACACCATCGAGCTCGACGACCAGCTGCTCGACGACACCGCCTCCGACGAGTGGGGCGAGTCCGGCTACGACGACGACGGCGACCCCGAGGAGCTGACCGTCGGCGCCCAGGAGCTGGCCGAGCGCCACGCCCTGCGCCGCGTCGCCGCCCTGCGCACCGAGCTCGAGGACATCACCGAGGTCGAGTACCGCCAGCTCCGCCTCGAGAAGGTCGTGCTCGTCGGCGTGTGGACCGACGGTTCGGTCACCGACGCGGAGAACTCGATGGCCGAGCTCGCGCTGCTCGCCGAGACCGCGGGCTCCGAGGTGCTCGAGGCGGTCTTCCAGCGACGCTCGACGCCCGACCCCGCCACCTACATCGGGCGCGGCAAGGTCGAGGCGATCCGCGAGATCGTCCAGGCCACCGGCGCCGACACCGTCATCTGCGACGGTGAGCTCGCGCCCAGCCAGCTGCGGAACCTCGAGGACAAGATCAAGGTCAAGGTCGTCGACCGCACGGCGCTGATCCTCGACATCTTCGCCCAGCACGCGAAGAGCAAGGAGGGCCAGGCGCAGGTCGAGCTGGCCCAGCTGCAGTACATGAAGCAGCGGCTGCGCGGCTGGGGTGGCAACCTCTCCCGCCAGGTCGGTGGCCGCGCCGCCGGCGGTGACGGCATCGGTGGTCGTGGTCCCGGTGAGACGAAGATCGAGACCGACCGGCGGCGGATCAACACCAAGATCGCCAAGCTCCGCCGCGAGCTCAAGGAGCTGCGCAGCACCCGCGACGTCAAGCGCCAGTCACGTCGCCGCAACCACATCCCCAGCGTCGCGATCGCCGGCTACACCAACGCCGGCAAGTCCTCGCTCCTCAACCGGCTGACCGACGCCGGGGTGCTCGTCGAGGACGCGCTCTTCGCGACCCTCGACCCCACCACGCGGCGTACGACGACCGCGGACGGCCGCGTCTACACGATGTCCGACACCGTCGGGTTCGTGCGCCACCTGCCGCACGGGCTGGTCGAGGCGTTCCGCTCGACGCTGGAGGAGGTCGCCGACTCCGACCTGCTGCTCCACGTCGTCGACGGCTCCCACCCCGACCCCGAGGGCCAGATCGCCGCGGTGCGCGAGGTGCTCGCCGAGATCGGCGCGAACAAGGTCCCCGAGATCATCGTGATCAACAAGGCCGACGCCGCCGACCCGCTGGTGATCAGCCGGCTGCTGGCGCGCGAGCCGCACAGCGTCGTGGTCAGCGCGAAGACCGGCGAGGGCATCGAGAAGGCCCTGGCGGCCATCGAGTCCGAGCTGCCGCGCCCGCAGGTCGAGTTCGACGTGCTGCTGCCCTACGAGCGCGGCGACCTGGTCAACCGGATCCACCAGGAGGCCGAGATCGGCTCGATGGAGCACACCGGCGACGGCACGCTCGTCGTCGGAAGGGCCAACGCCGACCTGGCGGGGGAGCTGGCGGCGTACAGTCGCTGA
- a CDS encoding SDR family NAD(P)-dependent oxidoreductase, with the protein MDITGSTAIVTGGASGIGAAVARALAAKGAVVVVADLNAEKGEALAAEIGGVFASVDVTRTEQVAAAVEAAAEIAPLRACVNSAGIGWAQRTIGRDGLLEQAHDLDAFRKVVEINLIGTFDMTRQAATVMSRNEPDADGQRGAIVNLASVAAFDGQIGQASYSASKGGVVGMTLPVARDLSAAGIRLNTVAPGLIDTPIYDAFPDPDEFKANLGANVLFPKRLGHAAELASMVVECLTNSYMNGETIRVDGGIRMPPK; encoded by the coding sequence ATGGACATCACCGGATCGACCGCCATCGTCACCGGCGGCGCGAGCGGCATCGGCGCCGCGGTCGCGCGCGCCCTCGCAGCCAAGGGCGCCGTGGTCGTCGTCGCCGACCTCAACGCCGAGAAGGGCGAGGCCCTGGCGGCCGAGATCGGCGGCGTGTTCGCCTCGGTCGACGTGACCAGGACCGAGCAGGTCGCCGCCGCCGTGGAGGCCGCTGCCGAGATCGCGCCGCTGCGCGCCTGCGTGAACTCCGCCGGCATCGGCTGGGCCCAGCGCACCATCGGTCGCGACGGCCTCCTGGAGCAGGCCCACGACCTCGACGCCTTCCGCAAGGTCGTCGAGATCAACCTGATCGGCACCTTCGACATGACGCGCCAGGCCGCAACGGTGATGAGCCGCAACGAGCCGGACGCCGACGGCCAGCGCGGCGCGATCGTCAACCTCGCCTCGGTCGCCGCCTTCGACGGCCAGATCGGCCAGGCGTCCTACTCCGCCTCCAAGGGAGGGGTCGTCGGCATGACCCTCCCGGTCGCCCGCGACCTGTCCGCGGCCGGCATCCGGCTCAACACGGTCGCGCCGGGCCTGATCGACACCCCGATCTACGACGCGTTCCCCGATCCCGACGAGTTCAAGGCCAACCTCGGTGCCAACGTGCTCTTCCCCAAGCGCCTCGGCCACGCCGCCGAGCTCGCGAGCATGGTCGTGGAGTGCCTGACGAACTCCTACATGAACGGCGAGACGATCCGCGTCGACGGCGGCATCCGGATGCCTCCCAAGTGA
- a CDS encoding thrombospondin type 3 repeat-containing protein — MGEHLGSKVFVGTAIAVVAALGITQPGASAESAPAPGMLPPTTVCPVAPEQPTGAAQSLPQDPCEPPFYDWDGDGWEDFSDNCPQTSNPGQEDADGDGTGDACDPTPTGEPTTPPTTPPTTPPTTTPPTTNPPTNPPTNPPATPTAGPAPTTGPAPEPIEIPGCTTACLYQREVGLQVKGTKLRGTITSPATGCRTGATVTVWRVHKKADRRVMVVSAKSNGAFAMKRPARAGTYYVTVTSPEQPMCASARSRQVKVKR; from the coding sequence ATGGGTGAGCACCTCGGGAGCAAGGTCTTCGTCGGCACGGCGATCGCGGTCGTGGCCGCGCTCGGCATCACGCAGCCCGGCGCCTCGGCCGAGTCGGCGCCCGCGCCCGGCATGCTGCCGCCCACGACCGTGTGCCCCGTCGCGCCGGAGCAGCCGACCGGCGCCGCCCAGTCGCTCCCGCAGGACCCGTGCGAGCCGCCGTTCTACGACTGGGACGGCGACGGGTGGGAGGACTTCTCCGACAACTGCCCGCAGACGTCGAACCCCGGGCAGGAGGACGCGGACGGCGACGGCACCGGCGACGCCTGCGACCCCACGCCGACCGGCGAGCCCACCACCCCGCCCACGACCCCTCCCACGACGCCGCCGACCACGACGCCGCCGACCACCAACCCGCCGACCAACCCGCCGACCAACCCTCCGGCGACGCCCACCGCCGGACCCGCCCCCACGACCGGTCCGGCCCCCGAGCCGATCGAGATCCCGGGCTGCACGACCGCGTGCCTCTACCAGCGCGAGGTGGGCCTGCAGGTGAAGGGCACCAAGCTCCGCGGCACCATCACCTCGCCCGCCACCGGCTGCCGCACGGGCGCCACCGTGACGGTCTGGCGCGTGCACAAGAAGGCCGACCGCCGCGTCATGGTCGTGTCGGCGAAGTCCAACGGCGCGTTCGCGATGAAGCGTCCTGCGCGGGCCGGCACCTACTACGTCACCGTGACCTCTCCGGAGCAGCCGATGTGCGCCTCCGCGAGGTCGCGCCAGGTGAAGGTCAAGCGCTGA
- a CDS encoding dihydrofolate reductase family protein, with protein sequence MATIYYTASSLDGFIATPDHSLDWLLSRDIDEAGPMHYATFRKQIGASIMGATTCQWVLDHDDSDQPWGTLPNFVMTHRDFAPLAGTTFTDAPIAEVHAQAVEVAGDEDVWLVGGGELVGQFADLGLLDEVWVQYAPCTLGAGAPVLPRAIDLRLEEVARNRDFMCGRYTVVR encoded by the coding sequence ATGGCGACCATCTACTACACCGCAAGCTCCCTCGACGGCTTCATCGCGACCCCGGACCACTCCCTCGACTGGCTGCTCTCGCGCGACATCGACGAGGCCGGACCGATGCACTACGCCACGTTCCGCAAGCAGATCGGGGCGAGCATCATGGGCGCGACGACCTGCCAGTGGGTCCTCGACCACGACGACAGCGACCAGCCCTGGGGCACGCTGCCCAACTTCGTGATGACGCACCGCGACTTCGCACCCCTGGCCGGTACGACGTTCACGGACGCGCCGATCGCCGAGGTCCACGCGCAGGCGGTCGAGGTCGCGGGGGACGAGGACGTGTGGCTCGTGGGCGGCGGCGAGCTGGTCGGCCAGTTCGCCGACCTCGGCCTGCTCGACGAGGTGTGGGTCCAGTACGCCCCCTGCACCCTCGGCGCCGGCGCGCCGGTGCTGCCGCGCGCCATCGACCTGCGCCTCGAGGAGGTCGCCCGCAACCGCGACTTCATGTGCGGTCGCTACACGGTCGTGCGCTGA
- a CDS encoding NYN domain-containing protein, whose protein sequence is MTTMTQSREATFDDAVRVQDADDGELASLVRRWMTAGRQERLRRDSVLRVAPPVEDVEDVVEPAVEPAPVTEHADPVLEEGIDTAAPVAESATGAPAAPAAPAAPPALQAPAPRTPPLPHRPTAEETEHARRIAVLIDARRVDDDVAAGLLARLAERGTVNVCRAYADWSRSDLGAWVGRMRRQGLHSFHQFADDDEQALVAMAIDAVDIARDAAIDEFVIVGDMTSMLPLVHRLHAAGVRVVVVGPGHTPHDVRGACDEFIDTALVGTHEVAPVGRHRA, encoded by the coding sequence ATGACCACCATGACGCAGTCGCGCGAAGCGACGTTCGACGACGCGGTGCGCGTCCAGGACGCAGACGACGGTGAGCTCGCCTCACTCGTCCGGCGCTGGATGACGGCCGGTCGTCAGGAGCGCCTGCGTCGTGACAGCGTCCTGCGCGTCGCGCCCCCGGTCGAGGACGTCGAGGACGTCGTCGAGCCAGCCGTCGAGCCGGCTCCCGTGACGGAGCACGCCGACCCCGTCCTCGAGGAGGGCATCGACACCGCGGCGCCGGTCGCGGAGTCCGCGACGGGTGCGCCCGCCGCCCCCGCCGCCCCCGCCGCCCCGCCGGCGCTCCAGGCCCCGGCCCCACGCACCCCTCCGCTGCCGCACCGCCCGACCGCGGAGGAGACCGAGCACGCCCGCCGGATCGCCGTGCTCATCGACGCCCGCCGCGTCGACGACGACGTCGCCGCGGGCCTCCTGGCCCGCCTCGCCGAGCGCGGCACGGTCAACGTGTGCCGGGCCTACGCCGACTGGAGCCGCTCGGACCTCGGCGCCTGGGTGGGCCGGATGCGCCGCCAGGGCCTCCACTCCTTCCACCAGTTCGCCGACGACGACGAGCAGGCGCTGGTCGCCATGGCGATCGACGCCGTCGACATCGCGCGCGACGCCGCGATCGACGAGTTCGTCATCGTCGGTGACATGACCTCGATGCTCCCCCTCGTCCACCGCCTGCACGCCGCCGGCGTACGCGTCGTGGTGGTCGGTCCCGGACACACGCCCCACGACGTCCGCGGCGCCTGCGACGAGTTCATCGACACGGCGCTGGTCGGCACGCACGAGGTCGCCCCGGTGGGTCGCCACCGCGCCTGA
- the ggt gene encoding gamma-glutamyltransferase: protein MQLRTPIAALAVTGVLAGLVVATPTAASPGAGAAANAADTVARPTAKKPTAIGKGGAVTTVDPEATAAGLNVLKAGGNAVDAAVAAAATLGVTEPYSAGIGGGGYFVYYNAKSGKVRTLDGRETAPNKMPQDAFIDPATGAPYTFTPDLVTSGVSVGTPGTLATWDKALANWGTLSLGDALAPATKVARRGFKVDPTFRQQTLDNLVRFMAFPDTKKLFLPKGDAPKVGSIFRNPELADTYDLIADKGISTFYRGPLARLMSDVVRKPRTSKKTKLPVPKGYLTPRDLRDYKVRSQKATRSTYRGHDVYGMAPSSSGGTTIGEALDILERYNLSAMTTEAALHHYLEASALAFADRGKYVGDPAYVDVPVKRLLDKKYAAERACSLDQTRAATKPVAAGDVTSYDGICGTTPKQGVVDQDTENISTTNLTVADKWGNVVEYTLTIEQTGGSGITVPGHGFLLNNELTDFSTVYDAADPNRIQPGKRPRSSMSPTIILKDGKPFLALGSPGGSTIITTVLQMIVNRIDLGMTIEEAIAAPRASQRNTASVTAEPAFIDAYGAALTALGHTLAPAGDAFTSAAEIGAATAIEFGPKSLLTAVAEPSRRGKGSAAVVDKK, encoded by the coding sequence ATGCAGCTCCGCACCCCCATCGCCGCACTCGCCGTCACCGGTGTCCTCGCCGGCCTCGTCGTCGCCACCCCGACCGCGGCCAGCCCCGGAGCCGGGGCAGCCGCGAACGCCGCCGACACGGTCGCCCGGCCGACGGCCAAGAAGCCGACCGCCATCGGCAAGGGCGGCGCGGTCACCACCGTCGACCCCGAGGCGACGGCCGCCGGGCTCAACGTGCTCAAGGCCGGCGGCAACGCGGTCGACGCTGCCGTGGCAGCGGCCGCGACGCTCGGCGTCACCGAGCCCTACAGCGCGGGCATCGGCGGCGGCGGCTACTTCGTCTACTACAACGCCAAGTCCGGCAAGGTCCGCACGCTCGACGGCCGCGAGACCGCGCCGAACAAGATGCCGCAGGACGCGTTCATCGACCCCGCCACCGGGGCGCCGTACACCTTCACCCCCGACCTGGTCACCAGCGGCGTGAGCGTCGGCACCCCCGGAACGCTCGCCACCTGGGACAAGGCGCTGGCCAACTGGGGCACCCTCTCGCTCGGCGACGCCCTCGCCCCGGCGACCAAGGTCGCGCGGCGCGGCTTCAAGGTCGACCCGACCTTCCGCCAGCAGACGCTCGACAACCTCGTGCGCTTCATGGCCTTCCCCGACACCAAGAAGCTGTTCCTCCCGAAGGGCGACGCGCCCAAGGTCGGCTCGATCTTCCGCAACCCCGAGCTCGCCGACACCTACGACCTGATCGCCGACAAGGGCATCTCCACCTTCTACCGCGGCCCGCTCGCCCGGCTGATGTCCGACGTGGTGCGCAAGCCGCGCACCTCGAAGAAGACGAAGCTGCCGGTGCCGAAGGGCTACCTCACGCCGCGCGACCTGCGTGACTACAAGGTCCGCTCTCAGAAGGCCACGAGGTCGACCTACCGCGGGCACGACGTCTACGGCATGGCCCCGTCGTCGTCGGGCGGCACGACCATCGGCGAGGCGCTCGACATCCTCGAGCGCTACAACCTCTCCGCGATGACGACCGAGGCCGCGCTGCACCACTACCTCGAGGCCAGCGCGCTCGCCTTCGCCGACCGCGGGAAGTACGTCGGCGACCCCGCCTACGTCGACGTCCCGGTGAAGCGGCTGCTCGACAAGAAGTACGCCGCCGAGCGCGCGTGCTCGCTCGACCAGACCAGGGCGGCGACCAAGCCCGTCGCTGCGGGTGACGTGACGTCGTACGACGGCATCTGTGGCACCACGCCCAAGCAGGGTGTCGTCGACCAGGACACCGAGAACATCTCGACGACCAACCTCACCGTCGCCGACAAGTGGGGCAACGTCGTGGAGTACACCCTCACGATCGAGCAGACCGGCGGTTCGGGCATCACCGTCCCCGGCCACGGCTTCCTGCTCAACAACGAGCTGACTGACTTCTCGACGGTGTACGACGCCGCCGACCCGAACCGGATCCAGCCGGGCAAGCGCCCGCGCAGCTCCATGTCGCCCACGATCATCCTCAAGGACGGCAAGCCGTTCCTCGCCCTGGGCTCGCCCGGCGGCTCCACGATCATCACGACCGTGCTGCAGATGATCGTGAACCGGATCGACCTCGGCATGACGATCGAGGAGGCCATCGCCGCGCCCCGGGCGAGCCAGCGCAACACGGCGAGCGTCACCGCGGAGCCGGCCTTCATCGACGCCTACGGTGCCGCGCTCACCGCGCTGGGCCACACCCTCGCCCCGGCCGGTGACGCCTTCACCAGCGCCGCGGAGATCGGGGCGGCCACGGCGATCGAGTTCGGGCCGAAGTCGCTGCTGACCGCGGTCGCCGAGCCGAGCCGACGCGGCAAGGGCTCGGCCGCGGTGGTCGACAAGAAGTGA
- the dapF gene encoding diaminopimelate epimerase: MSYPFLKGHGTENDFVVLPDPDGTVHGDLPAERVRALCDRRAGIGADGVLRAVRAGDGDGWFMDYRNSDGSVSEMCGNGIRVFARYLHDHQGESFPMRIGTRDGVKVLDRAGQELTADMGTPQVLGETKVSVDGRGWAALHVSMGNPHAVAFVDDLDDAGHLLEAPEHDPAVYPDGVNVEFVVRRGEHHVAMRVHERGAGETRSCGTGACAVAVATALADGAPRGTAYRVDVPGGTLHVTWTDDDRILMTGPAVLVAQGQTDL, translated from the coding sequence GTGAGCTATCCCTTCCTCAAGGGCCACGGCACCGAGAACGACTTCGTGGTCCTGCCCGACCCCGACGGCACGGTCCACGGCGACCTGCCGGCGGAGCGGGTGCGCGCGCTGTGCGACCGGCGGGCCGGGATCGGCGCCGACGGCGTGCTGCGCGCCGTGCGGGCGGGCGACGGGGACGGCTGGTTCATGGACTACCGCAACTCCGACGGCTCCGTCAGCGAGATGTGCGGCAACGGCATCAGGGTCTTCGCGCGCTACCTCCACGACCACCAGGGCGAGTCGTTCCCGATGCGGATCGGCACGCGTGACGGCGTGAAGGTCCTCGACCGCGCCGGTCAGGAGCTCACCGCCGACATGGGTACGCCGCAGGTGCTGGGGGAGACGAAGGTGTCGGTCGACGGCCGGGGCTGGGCCGCGCTGCACGTGTCGATGGGCAACCCGCACGCCGTGGCGTTCGTCGACGACCTCGACGACGCCGGCCACCTGCTCGAGGCGCCGGAGCACGACCCGGCGGTCTACCCCGACGGGGTCAACGTCGAGTTCGTCGTGCGCCGCGGCGAGCACCACGTCGCGATGCGCGTGCACGAGCGAGGGGCCGGCGAGACCCGCTCCTGCGGCACGGGCGCATGCGCGGTGGCGGTCGCGACCGCCCTCGCCGACGGCGCCCCGCGCGGGACCGCGTACCGCGTCGACGTGCCCGGCGGCACCCTCCACGTCACCTGGACCGACGACGACCGGATCCTGATGACCGGGCCGGCCGTCCTCGTGGCCCAGGGGCAGACCGACCTCTGA
- a CDS encoding thrombospondin type 3 repeat-containing protein: MAGGRGTAVAVAMVTAAATLAGAGTTEPARAAVPCVLSQPALAAPIDLAPGESVTRSFTLPAPDGRGDLTIADLDVSLSFVDYAVGPNIHVIHAGVDVQLMGAYPPSPPSSAYSLTFDDEAAVPLSPNSPAGGRYKPPQVAGFLPLSAFDTTPVQGAYALTVTNPDTSTAAVRLRDWTLVVTPSTCDSDGDGVDERADNCPSAANPDQADWDADGVGNACDPSPGPPPGTPGCSQGCAYPRTVTLDHQRKKHRLRGKVDSVAVGCRSQVSVTIWHARTRRDRKVLVVTTRGNGSYATQAPRRPGRYYATVGSAGEPLCGADRSRAVRVRRR; the protein is encoded by the coding sequence ATGGCCGGGGGACGAGGCACGGCGGTCGCCGTCGCGATGGTGACGGCCGCTGCCACGCTGGCCGGTGCCGGTACGACGGAGCCCGCCCGCGCGGCCGTCCCGTGCGTGCTGTCGCAGCCGGCCCTCGCCGCTCCGATCGACCTGGCGCCGGGTGAGTCCGTCACCCGCTCGTTCACGCTGCCCGCCCCCGACGGCCGCGGCGACCTCACCATCGCGGACCTCGACGTGTCCTTGTCGTTCGTCGACTACGCCGTCGGACCGAACATCCACGTCATCCACGCAGGGGTCGACGTCCAGCTGATGGGCGCCTACCCTCCCAGCCCGCCCTCCTCGGCGTACTCCCTGACCTTCGACGACGAGGCGGCTGTGCCGCTGTCCCCGAACTCGCCCGCGGGCGGCCGTTACAAGCCCCCGCAGGTCGCCGGCTTCCTGCCGCTGTCCGCCTTCGACACCACGCCGGTCCAGGGCGCGTACGCGCTCACGGTGACCAACCCGGACACCTCGACGGCGGCTGTCCGCCTCCGCGACTGGACGCTGGTCGTCACCCCGAGCACCTGCGACTCCGACGGCGACGGGGTCGACGAGCGGGCTGACAACTGCCCGAGCGCGGCCAACCCCGACCAGGCCGACTGGGACGCGGACGGGGTCGGCAACGCCTGCGACCCGTCTCCCGGCCCGCCACCCGGGACCCCCGGCTGCAGCCAGGGCTGCGCCTATCCGCGCACCGTCACGCTCGACCACCAGAGGAAGAAGCACCGCCTCCGGGGCAAGGTCGACTCCGTCGCGGTCGGCTGCCGCAGCCAGGTGTCGGTGACCATCTGGCACGCGCGGACGAGGAGGGACCGCAAGGTGCTCGTCGTCACCACCCGCGGCAACGGGTCGTACGCCACCCAGGCACCGCGCAGGCCGGGTCGCTACTACGCCACCGTCGGCTCCGCCGGCGAGCCGCTCTGCGGCGCCGACCGGTCCCGCGCGGTCCGTGTCCGGCGGCGGTGA
- the miaA gene encoding tRNA (adenosine(37)-N6)-dimethylallyltransferase MiaA, with protein MPQPIVALVGATASGKTGLSLDLAERLGGEVVNTDAMQVYRGMDVGTAKLPASERRGIPHHLLDLLEVTEPSTVAEFQGLARGVIAGIRERDRVPVLVGGSALYTRAIVDRFEFPGTDESLRAELEAELEEVGGHALHERLRGLDPEAAAAILPDNGRRVVRALEVVALTGRPYSASLPQLEYADPLTVQVGVDIDRPTLDARIEQRVEEMFAGGLVEEVEALVARGLQNGRTAHRAIGYREVLAHLAGDRSLAEAIEQTKAATRRFARRQDSWFRKDPRIVWVAHDDPDRVARAVEAVAGLSDQQR; from the coding sequence ATGCCCCAGCCGATCGTCGCCCTCGTCGGGGCCACGGCGTCGGGCAAGACCGGGCTCTCCCTCGACCTCGCCGAGCGGCTCGGCGGCGAGGTGGTCAACACCGACGCGATGCAGGTTTACCGCGGCATGGACGTCGGCACCGCGAAGCTCCCCGCCTCCGAGCGCCGCGGCATCCCGCACCACCTGCTCGACCTCCTGGAGGTCACCGAGCCGTCCACGGTCGCCGAGTTCCAGGGCCTCGCCCGCGGGGTGATCGCGGGCATCCGTGAGCGCGACCGCGTGCCGGTCCTCGTCGGCGGATCCGCCCTCTACACCCGCGCGATCGTCGACCGCTTCGAGTTCCCCGGCACCGACGAGTCGCTGCGCGCCGAGCTCGAGGCCGAGCTCGAGGAGGTCGGCGGCCACGCCCTGCACGAGCGCCTGCGGGGCCTCGACCCCGAGGCGGCCGCGGCGATCCTGCCCGACAACGGGCGCCGCGTCGTACGAGCACTGGAGGTCGTGGCCCTCACCGGCCGGCCCTACAGCGCGAGCCTCCCGCAGCTGGAGTACGCCGACCCGCTGACCGTGCAGGTCGGTGTCGACATCGACCGGCCGACCCTCGACGCGCGCATCGAGCAGCGGGTCGAGGAGATGTTCGCGGGCGGGCTCGTCGAGGAGGTGGAGGCCCTGGTGGCCAGGGGGCTCCAGAACGGCCGCACCGCGCACCGGGCGATCGGCTACCGCGAGGTGCTCGCCCACCTCGCCGGCGACCGGTCGCTGGCCGAGGCGATCGAGCAGACCAAGGCCGCGACCCGCCGCTTCGCGCGCCGCCAGGACTCCTGGTTCCGCAAGGACCCGCGCATCGTCTGGGTGGCCCACGACGACCCCGACCGCGTGGCGAGGGCGGTCGAGGCGGTCGCGGGGCTCAGCGACCAGCAGCGGTGA
- a CDS encoding TetR/AcrR family transcriptional regulator: MSRSASGYHHGNLQAALEDAALDLLETTSAAKISLREVARRAGVSHNAPYHHFGDRAALLGALGVRGMADLLAAQEAAAEAADGTVAKVRALGLAYVRYAAAHPQGFALVFDPDYCGVDDPSSDMAALIARNEQLLGGLVTQLVTEPGFEGRDPMALSAALWSTVHGMAQLITLGHLPLEAAEPAIHALVR; this comes from the coding sequence ATGTCAAGATCTGCGAGCGGCTACCACCACGGCAATCTCCAGGCCGCCCTCGAGGACGCAGCCCTCGACCTGCTCGAGACCACCTCCGCGGCGAAGATCAGCCTGCGCGAGGTCGCGCGTCGTGCCGGCGTCAGCCACAACGCGCCCTACCACCACTTCGGCGACCGGGCCGCGCTCCTCGGTGCCCTCGGCGTGCGGGGGATGGCGGACCTGCTCGCGGCCCAGGAGGCGGCGGCCGAGGCCGCCGACGGGACCGTGGCGAAGGTCCGGGCCCTGGGGCTGGCCTACGTGCGCTACGCCGCTGCGCACCCGCAGGGCTTCGCGCTCGTCTTCGATCCGGACTACTGCGGGGTCGACGACCCGTCCTCGGACATGGCCGCCCTGATCGCCCGCAACGAGCAGCTGCTGGGCGGGCTGGTCACCCAGCTCGTCACGGAGCCGGGCTTCGAGGGGCGGGACCCGATGGCGCTGTCGGCGGCGCTCTGGTCGACGGTCCACGGGATGGCGCAGCTCATCACCCTCGGCCACCTCCCGCTCGAGGCGGCCGAGCCCGCCATCCACGCCCTGGTCCGGTAG